In the Malaya genurostris strain Urasoe2022 chromosome 1, Malgen_1.1, whole genome shotgun sequence genome, one interval contains:
- the LOC131428569 gene encoding uncharacterized protein LOC131428569: MERLLLLSIATAVLCSGWFVVQAQLEGENYRLPNNSYPLRYDLELTTYIHEDGSDRQFRFDGKVKMQVFVKDERNSSITVHYRKITITHVKLWSFFGNGTEHVLLNDNSSFTLDPVREFVTVTPPGADLKGTYFLEFEYNGELRNDNAGFYRSSYIDDDEKTRWLATTQFSSTDARHAFPCYDEPGIRAPIGLTIIHGAKYMVLSNSLPVDSQPGPIEGYNKTVFDDTPKMQPYLLGIIVSDFASVSSEHYPRQRIFARYNAIRNGEGDFILEAGYKILNILEQFLETNYALPKIYQVAVPDFAAGAMENYGLVTYKEENFFYNNQSSPLKQKHAIATVVGHEFGHQYFGNMVSPSWWSYLWMKEGFARYFEYLASDRAYPELRISETYPVQKMHNAFEFDSLGSSHPMTFYVNTQTQIANVFDNIAYDKGGSMMRMFEHTFGLETFRQALMNYLTANAFQAAQPKDFADAIQRAIDNDTDVALPLNITAWDILKSWTEQSGYPVLHVSRSLDLNVHLTQERYLLKTFDTTGATWILPYNFATAKHPNFTSTSHSRWLITNSTTLPVEDWTSSDWMIFNKQQTGYYRVNYDERLWNLIITQLHRNVSAINNINRAQLIDDSLNLARSGRLGYDTALRLISYLIHERDYVPWAAANRNLAVLMRLFSGSTQLQLLKKYLLSVINPVFSELGLVTHSNDDLFTRQARELAAGWACTVGSTACLNRTAEILIASMETPSIQVDPDLRSVIYCHGIKTFDREMFLAVWRKMQASQDQQFRTDLINALGCVQSIELKQLFLNTSIANETEELKYFGQERERIFTAVYSSGKKATEMALQFFAQNMEKINELYNKGNFGGRAIGVAITGIAKYIVDRELNSQFQDLIDQLSKAGLLRDADILRALEQSSENLQWVSSKGKEIEDWLEAFYPVPTEEPTTTVVIQTTSSTTTSIAQTTTTTTAALTRTRTTVTTTSPTTTISSTWTTIDDSTAPTSSALLETTTAVSNVKTTTEFDGGAQKAMLSICMVVLSVLISKISAATEGVNQLLLSSHFINMFKTSGLLLLLLAKLSCSGVPSRVRQTEATTKLDTIEYGYRLPNTTFPLKYNIELTTHIHDNASPNQFEFEGKVIILLQVLEENVRDITLHYRQITVTHVKLSEANGTIIIDDDASFSTVEDLEFLVIHAPTTLKLEVHSLEIQYHGVLRSDNGGFYRSSYTNPNGDISWIATTQFESTDARHAFPCYDEPGIRAPIALKLTHGNIYHAISNMPVISTVIKENYTTTEFQETLSMQTYLLAFVVSDFDNVSDFTNRQSVYAIPTAIANGDLNFALEAGVKVINALEDFLQVNYSFPKLDQIAIPDFAAGAMENWGLVTYREEVLLYNSSKSPVNQMKRTASIIAHEYGHQFFGNLVSPAWWSYLWLNEGFATLMQYIASDIAYPELRILDMFNIEAVQTAFQSDALESTRPMNCYVEAPVAISGLFDDIAYDKAGSVLRQLQHALGDPVFRTGLRYYLETKQFQSATPVDLALGLQKAVDETNALSGEIKVVNIVDSWANQNGYPVLHITRDATGAIELRQERFLLKNSEQGANETWYIPYNLATRKHANFSSTWPLNWLIGNIDEIRPMPSLDWSNDDWVIFNKQQTGYYRVNYDDNLWYLIIQELNQGDYSTIHHLNRAQLIDDSLNLARAGYIKYDIALQLIEYLAKETEYIPWASANNGMEYLNRMLSGSSKYNLFKKFIWNFIDSSFHHFGLSDKADESHFDKLTRNILINWACLMDSDECITQTQHKLLEVVSNITNDIDPNLKGVIYCNGLRYADHDTFLFVWDRMQRSQDPAERTLLMTALGCSQNAVLLTVYLESSIDETGDSNYRGQERARVLSSVYNNGKVGLETAMKFIAENAETINRLYNGGSFGARAIGAAITGMARQVVLKEHNEAFETLIAKLDAGNYLNDVEISTARELASENFIWTGKNFGVIESWLEENVGSAAIQFSFSVTILIVSVAINRQLVNIWRNQFSCESRTIRMIISNTILLCALAAVVVTAERPLSKQADVEPPLLAPEATNEDTSELSPFQEVDNTYRLPKTSYPTHYDIELKTEIHRGDRNFEGTVQINLKVVEQTNDIVVHHRSLVIQNAELVPVSEEGSPLLIDWSYDSRVEQLTFHSESPLYPGEYKLSITFTGRLSNNEDGFYISSYTDNEGSTRYLATTQFESTSARMAFPCYDEPGFKAKFTFSIRHHSSYSARSNMEFMIDPQDDDYEITSFGTTPLMSTYLLAFVVSDFEMVESSDHSVYARPNAIDEVEFALDAGDRILQALNDYLDIDYYDYMPEMKQFAIPDFAAGAMENWGLVTYREQYLLFNPELSTYRTKTNIATVIAHEFAHQWFGNLVSPEWWEYIWLNEGFATLYEYYAAHLAYPNEQYWELFNPQVIQAALVSDSVDSTRPMTWNAATPREISNLFDRVAYPKSGSVLNMMNHVLGEENWANGLREYLWERELNNANVEHLYDGLQEAITGQNILPNGMTVKSIMDTWTTEKGYPMVSVRRSYDSGDLIISQERFVYDRKVPNTNVWMIPYNYVVQSKADFSNLYSYDWLSTKASRLKANVPENEWIIFNKQQVGFYRVNYDTRNWNLIIDALIENHDNIHRLNRAQLIDDAYWLARSERLDFEITMKVLLYLKNEMHYAPWVAASNVFSYFNSKLRDTPAYDHFLVLVNSLVKNVYSTLEVDSVPEDETLLAKYLKQTISTWACIARNTDCLDRTKKALTKEAVDGVKVHPDVASVVYCYGMRDAGEKEFTYLYGRIYPTQNWAFRTMIIDSLGCSENKAFLKSFLETAIGGSGAGVEINYKSSERTRIIQSVYSGSRSGVDALIEFLMDSNMAKDFVNKLGINALNSAISNIASRTNTVEGLNKLNALLTSLGQYVSSDIAASARASVQKNMDWKDSYEGMIITSFITEYAESIDKDTTTSATTTTTTAGGISTTTTGSGITTTTPGSGITTTTPGSGTTTTTPGSGISTTTGSGISTTTPGSGKPSTTTIATPSTTPGGAATITISMILLIVTLLISLLN, translated from the exons ATGGAAAGGCTGTTGCTGCTGTCGATTGCAACCGCGGTGCTGTGCTCGGGCTGGTTCGTCGTACAAGCTCAGTTGGAAGGCGAGAACTATCGACTACCCAACAATAGCTACCCGTTGCGGTACGACCTTGAGCTGACCACGTACATCCACGAGGACGGTAGCGATCGACAGTTTCGTTTCGATGGAAAGGTCAAGATGCAAGTGTTCGTTAAAGACGAGCGCAACAGTAGTATTACGGTGCACTACCGCAAGATCACTATCACCCACGTTAAATTATGGTCCTTTTTCGGAAATGGAACCGAACATGTGCTATTAAATGACAACAGTAGTTTTACTCTGGACCCAGTGAGAGAATTTGTGACAGTGACACCGCCGGGTGCCGATTTAAAGGGGACATATTTTCTTGAATTCGAATACAATGGTGAACTGCGAAACGACAACGCTGGATTCTATCGGTCCTCGTACATAGATGACGACGAAAAGACTCGTTGGCTTGCCACGACGCAGTTCTCATCAACCGACGCGCGTCATGCGTTTCCTTGCTACGATGAGCCTGGCATACGAGCTCCCATCGGACTGACGATCATCCATGGTGCAAAATATATGGTTCTATCTAACAGTCTTCCAGTTGATAGTCAACCGGG ACCAATCGAGGGTTACAACAAAACCGTGTTCGACGATACGCCTAAAATGCAACCTTATCTGCTGGGAATTATTGTGAGCGATTTTGCGTCCGTTTCTTCCGAACACTATCCCCGCCAGCGCATCTTTGCTCGTTACAATGCTATCCGGAATGGCGAGGGTGACTTTATTCTGGAAGCTGGATATAAGATCCTGAACATCCTGGAGCAGTTCTTGGAAACCAACTACGCACTGCCAAAGATTTATCAAGTGGCTGTACCTGATTTTGCTGCGGGAGCGATGGAAAACTATGGATTG GTTACATATAAAGAGGAAAATTTTTTCTACAACAATCAATCCTCACCATTGAAGCAGAAACATGCGATAGCCACAGTCGTCGGCCATGAGTTCGGTCATCAAtactttggaaatatggtttcgCCGTCCTGGTGGAGTTATCTCTGGATGAAGGAAGGGTTTGCTAGGTATTTTGAGTATTTAGCTTCAGATCGAGCGTACCCAGAGTTACGTATTAGCGAAACTTATCCGGTTCAAAAAATGCATAACgcctttgaatttgattcactAGGATCGTCTCACCCAATGACTTTCTACGTCAATACTCAAACACAAATTGCCAATGTTTTTGACAACATTGCTTACGATAAAG GTGGATCTATGATGCGAATGTTTGAGCATACATTTGGATTGGAAACTTTCCGACAGGCGTTGATGAACTATCTAACCGCGAATGCATTTCAGGCTGCTCAGCCAAAAGATTTTGCTGATGCAATTCAGCGAGCTATCGACAATGACACCGATGTAGCACTTCCACTAAACATTACCGCTTGGGATATCCTGAAGTCATGGACCGAGCAAAGTGGTTATCCGGTTCTACACGTGTCAAGAAGCCTTGATTTGAATGTGCACTTAACCCAAGAACGTTACCTTCTCAAAACATTCGACACTACTGGAGCTACATGGATATTACCGTATAATTTCGCCACAGCAAAACATCCCAATTTCACTTCAACGTCCCATTCAAGGTGGTTAATTACAAACAGTACCACACTTCCAGTAGAAGATTGGACATCCTCGGACTGGATGATtttcaacaaacaacaaaccggGTACTACCGGGTGAATTATGATGAACGGCTTTGGAATTTGATCATAACACAACTGCATCGAAACGTTTCAGCAATCAATAATATAAACCGAGCGCAGTTGATCGATGATTCCCTCAATCTAGCTCGATCGGGCCGTTTGGGATACGATACTGCCTTGAGACTCATCTCATATCTTATTCACGAAAGAGACTATGTACCTTGGGCGGCTGCCAATAGGAATCTAGCCGTGTTGATGCGACTCTTCTCCGGCTCAACTCAATTGcagttattgaaaaaatatctgCTCTCTGTGATAAATCCAGTGTTTTCGGAACTTGGTTTAGTGACTCATTCCAATGACGATCTTTTCACCCGTCAAGCAAGAGAACTGGCAGCCGGATGGGCTTGTACGGTGGGCTCCACAGCATGTCTCAACAGAACAGCGGAAATCTTGATAGCGTCAATGGAAACACCTTCCATCCAGGTTGATCCCGATCTTCGTAGTGTCATTTATTGTCACGGAATCAAAACTTTCGATAGGGAAATGTTTCTGGCGGTGTGGCGAAAAATGCAGGCTTCTCAGGACCAACAATTCCGTACCGATTTGATCAATGCGCTTGGATGCGTTCAGAGTATTGAGCTGAAGCAACTGTTCCTTAACACATCCATAGCCAACGAGACCGaagaattgaaatattttggTCAAGAACGAGAACGAATTTTTACCGCTGTGTATTCAAGTGGTAAAAAAGCAACCGAAATGGCTCTACAGTTCTTTGCGCAGAACATGGAGAAAATCAATGAATT ATACAACAAGGGTAATTTTGGAGGTCGCGCCATTGGAGTGGCAATCACAGGGATAGCAAAATATATTGTGGATAGAGAGTTGAATAGTCAGTTCCAAGATTTGATTGATCAGCTCTCCAAAGCCGGTCTGCTGCGTGACGCTGACATTCTGAGAGCCCTGGAGCAATCGAGTGAAAACTTACAATGGGtttcatcaaaaggaaaagaaattgAGGATTGGTTAGAGGCATTCTATCCGGTACCTACCGAAGAACCGACGACGACTGTCGTGATACAAACCACGTCATCCACAACAACCAGTatcgcccaaacaacaacaaccacCACCGCTGCATTAACAAGAACAAGGACAACCGTTACTACAACTTCGCCCACAACAACTATAAGCTCAACCTGGACaacaatcgatgattcaaccgcGCCCACGAGTTCGGCATTGCTCGAAACTACTACAGCAGTGTCTAACGTGAAAACAACAACCGAATTTGATGGTGGAGCCCAAAAAGCAATGTTATCTATATGCATGGTGGTGCTCTCTGTTTTGATAAGT AAAATCAGTGCAGCTACGGAAGGAGTAAATCAGTTACTTTTAAGTTCTCATTTCATCAACATGTTCAAAACGTCCGGTCTGTTGCTACTTCTTCTAGCTAAACTTAGCTGTTCCGGTGTGCCATCACGAGTGAGACAGACCGAAGCGACCACCAAATTGGATACGATAGAATATGGTTATCGACTGCCAAATACGACATTCCCACTGAAGTACAACATCGAGCTAACAACACACATTCATGATAACGCTAGTCCGAACCAGTTTGAATTTGAAGGAAAAGTTATCATTTTATTGCAAGTTTTAGAAGAAAATGTCCGTGATATCACATTACATTACCGCCAAATCACTGTAACACATGTGAAACTGAGCGAAGCTAATGGAACTATAATAATTGATGACGATGCAAGTTTCTCCACTGTTGAAGATTTGGAATTTTTAGTCATCCATGCTCCAACAACTCTTAAATTGGAGGTGCATTCGCTGGAGATTCAATATCATGGAGTGCTCCGTAGTGATAACGGAGGATTCTATCGGTCATCATACACGAATCCGAATGGAGATATAAGCTGGATCGCCACCACACAATTCGAGTCAACCGATGCTAGACATGCTTTTCCTTGTTATGACGAACCTGGCATTCGAGCGCCGATTGCCCTGAAACTGACTCATGGAAACATTTATCATGCTATATCGAATATGCCCGTAATATCGACCGT AATTAAGGAAAACTACACAACAACCGAGTTTCAAGAGACACTGTCAATGCAAACCTATCTTCTAGCGTTTGTGGTATCGGATTTCGACAATGTCAGTGACTTTACCAACCGTCAGTCGGTTTATGCAATTCCGACTGCTATTGCCAATGGTGATCTGAATTTTGCCCTTGAAGCGGGAGTTAAGGTGATCAATGCCTTGGAAGACTTTCTCCAAGTCAACTATAGTTTCCCAAAACTGGACCAAATCGCCATTCCGGACTTTGCCGCTGGTGCTATGGAGAACTGGGGTCTAGTCACCTATCGGGAAGAGGTCCTTCTCTACAATTCTTCAAAGTCACCAGTGAATCAGATGAAACGAACAGCCAGCATAATTGCTCACGAGTACGGCCATCAGTTTTTCGGTAACCTCGTGTCACCTGCTTGGTGGAGCTACCTATGGCTGAATGAAGGCTTCGCTACACTTATGCAGTACATAGCCTCAGATATAGCATATCCTGAGCTACGCATTTTAGACATGTTCAACATCGAAGCTGTGCAAACCGCGTTTCAATCAGATGCACTAGAATCAACACGTCCAATGAATTGCTATGTCGAAGCACCGGTCGCTATCTCTGGATTGTTCGATGACATCGCGTATGATAAAG CCGGATCCGTTCTGCGCCAGTTACAACATGCTTTAGGAGACCCGGTTTTTCGCACCGGATTAAGGTACTATTTGGAAACCAAACAGTTCCAATCGGCCACTCCAGTAGATCTAGCGTTAGGACTTCAAAAAGCAGTTGATGAAACTAATGCACTTTCTGGCGAAATAAAAGTCGTAAATATCGTGGACTCATGGGCCAACCAAAATGGCTATCCGGTACTACATATTACGCGTGATGCTACCGGTGCTATCGAACTTCGTCAAGAacgctttttattgaaaaactcCGAACAGGGTGCCAACGAGACCTGGTACATTCCATACAACCTGGCCACCAGAAAGCATGCCAACTTTTCTTCAACTTGGCCTCTAAATTGGTTAATTGGAAACATAGACGAAATACGACCAATGCCGTCGCTCGATTGGAGTAACGATGATTgggtaattttcaacaaacaacAGACAGGTTATTAcagagtcaattatgatgacaaTCTATGGTATTTGATAATTCAAGAACTTAATCAAGGAGATTACTCAACCATCCATCATCTGAATCGGGCTCAGTTGATTGATGATTCGCTTAATCTTGCGCGAGCTGGTTACATCAAGTACGACATTGCTTTGCAGCTAATTGAGTATCTCGCTAAGGAAACAGAATACATTCCGTGGGCTTCAGCGAACAATGGAATGGAATATCTCAACCGAATGCTTTCAGGATCCTCGAAATATAATCTTTTTAAGAAATTCATTTGGAATTTTATCGATTCATCCTTCCATCATTTTGGTCTATCGGACAAGGCTGATGAATCTCATTTCGATAAACTAACACGAAACATATTGATCAACTGGGCTTGTCTAATGGATTCGGATGAATGTATCACACAGACGCAGCACAAACTTCTCGAGGTAGTTTCAAACATAACCAATGACATCGACCCCAATCTCAAAGGGGTAATTTACTGCAACGGGTTACGTTACGCGGATCACGACACATTCCTATTCGTTTGGGATCGTATGCAGAGATCACAAGATCCGGCCGAAAGGACATTACTGATGACTGCATTGGGATGCTCGCAGAATGCTGTTTTGCTCACCGTATATTTGGAATCTTCTATTGATGAAACAGGAGACTCCAACTATCGAGGACAGGAACGAGCGCGTGTGCTAAGTTCCGTTTATAACAATGGAAAGGTTGGGTTGGAAACTGCAATGAAATTTATAGCGGAGAATGCAGAAACCATCAATAGGCTGTACAACGGCGGAAGCTTTGGTGCTCGAGCAATAGGAGCAGCGATTACCGGAATGGCCCGTCAAGTCGTTCTCAAGGAGCACAACGAAGCG TTCGAAACGTTAATCGCAAAATTGGATGCTGGCAACTATTTGAACGATGTTGAAATTTCTACGGCTAGAGAGCTAgcgtctgaaaattttatttggactgGGAAAAACTTTGGCGTTATTGAAAGCTGGCTAGAGGAAAATGTTGGTTCAGCAGCGATCCAATTTTCATTTTCGGTTACAATTCTGATTGTATCGGTTGCAATCAATCGACAATTGGTTAACATATGG AGAAATCAGTTCTCGTGCGAATCTAGGACGATTAGGATGATCATTTCCAATACGATTCTGCTGTGTGCCTTAGCTGCCGTGGTTGTGACAGCGGAACGGCCTCTCTCCAAGCAGGCTGACGTGGAACCACCACTTCTTGCACCGGAAGCGACGAATGAAGATACCTCGGAACTAAGCCCGTTCCAGGAAGTGGATAATACGTATCGTCTGCCTAAGACTAGCTATCCTACGCACTACGATATTGAACTAAAAACCGAAATTCATCGTGGAGACCGCAACTTCGAAGGAACTGTACAAATTAATCTGAAAGTGGTCGAACAAACCAATGACATAGTTGTACATCATCGATCACTGGTTATTCAAAATGCTGAACTTGTTCCAGTATCAGAGGAAGGAAGCCCACTGCTGATAGATTGGTCATATGACAGTAGAGTTGAACAACTCACATTTCACAGCGAGTCACCTCTGTATCCGGGCGAATACAAATTGAGTATTACATTCACTGGACGACTTTCTAATAACGAGGATGGATTCTACATTTCATCATATACCGATAACGAAGGATCTACAAGATATTTGGCAACCACTCAATTCGAGTCCACAAGTGCCCGTATGGCATTTCCGTGCTATGACGAACCAGGTTTTAAGGCAAAATTTACCTTTTCGATCAGACATCACTCTTCTTACTCAGCTCGATCGAATATGGAGTTCATGATTGATCCACAGGATGACGACTACGAAATCACCTCGTTTGGCACTACTCCTTTGATGTCCACATATCTACTGGCATTCGTAGTGTCAGATTTCGAAATGGTAGAGTCCTCCGATCACAGTGTCTACGCACGTCCAAATGCTATCGATGAAGTGGAATTTGCTCTAGATGCCGGAGATCGAATCCTACAAGCTCTCAACGATTATCTCGACATTGATTACTATGACTACATGCCTGAAATGAAACAGTTTGCCATTCCTGATTTTGCAGCAGGAGCTATGGAAAACTGGGGCTTAGTTACATACAG AGAGCAATATCTACTGTTCAATCCCGAGCTGAGTACTTATCGCACAAAAACCAATATTGCCACTGTTATTGCTCATGAATTTGCTCACCAGTGGTTTGGAAACCTGGTCAGTCCCGAATGGTGGGAATACATTTGGTTGAATGAAGGATTTGCCACGCTCTACGAGTACTATGCGGCGCACTTGGCGTACCCCAACGAACAATACTGGGAACTTTTCAATCCACAGGTTATTCAGGCTGCATTAGTCTCCGATAGTGTGGATTCAACCAGACCTATGACCTGGAATGCAGCTACCCCAAGAGAAATCTCGAACTTGTTTGACCGAGTAGCTTATCCCAAAT ctggaAGTGTATTAAATATGATGAACCATGTGCTTGGAGAAGAAAATTGGGCTAACGGTCTCCGGGAATATTTATGGGAGAGAGAACTGAACAATGCCAATGTTGAGCACTTGTATGATGGGCTACAGGAAGCAATTACAG GGCAAAATATCCTACCAAACGGGATGACGGTTAAGTCAATTATGGATACCTGGACAACGGAGAAAGGTTACCCAATGGTAAGCGTACGACGATCATATGATTCTGGAGATCTAATAATTTCCCAGGAGAGATTTGTGTATGATCGAAAAGTTCCGAATACAAACGTATGGATGATTCCGTACAACTACGTCGTTCAATCTAAAGCCGATTTCAGTAATCTGTACTCGTACGACTGGTTATCCACGAAAGCATCCCGACTGAAGGCTAATGTACCAGAAAACGAGTGGATCATTTTTAACAAACAACAGGTTGGATTTTATCGTGTTAATTACGACACTAGGAATTGGAATTTGATCATCGACGCTTTGATAGAAAATCATGATAATATCCATCGGTTGAACCGAGCCCAGTTGATCGATGATGCCTACTGGCTAGCACGATCCGAGCGActtgattttgaaattacaaTGAAAGTATTGCTCTACCTGAAGAACGAAATGCACTATGCCCCTTGGGTTGCCGCCAGCAATGTGTTTTCGTATTTCAACAGTAAATTACGAGACACTCCAGCATACGATCATTTCTTG GTTTTAGTAAACAGTCTGGTTAAAAATGTGTACTCAACGCTTGAGGTTGATTCAGTTCCCGAAGACGAAACATTACTAgccaaatatttgaaacaaaCCATATCCACGTGGGCTTGTATTGCCAGAAACACAGACTGCTTGGATCGAACTAAGAAAGCCCTCACTAAGGAGGCTGTGGACGGAGTAAAGGTTCACCCCGATGTTGCCAGCGTTGTGTACTGCTATGGTATGCGAGATGCTGGAGAGAAAGAATTTACATACCTCTACGGTCGAATCTATCCTACACAAAACTGGGCCTTTAGGACGATGATAATCGACTCGTTGGGATGTTCAGAGAACAAAGCTTTCCTGAAGAGCTTCCTGGAAACCGCAATCGGTGGCTCTGGTGCTGGTGTCGAAATCAACTATAAGAGTAGTGAACGAACACGAATTATTCAATCGGTTTATTCTGGTAGTCGTTCCGGAGTTGATGCCCTAATTGAATTTTTGATGGATTCAAATATGGCCAAAGATTTTGTCAATAAACTCGGCATCAACGCCCTTAATTCCGCTATTTCAAACATTGCCTCTCGGACGAATACAGTGGAAGGATTGAACAAA TTAAATGCGCTACTGACTAGTTTGGGACAGTACGTTTCATCTGATATCGCAGCTTCTGCTCGTGCATCGGTCCAAAAAAACATGGATTGGAAAGACAGCTACGAAGGAATGATAATAACCAGTTTTATTACTGAATACGCGGAGTCAATAGATAAAGATACTACTACAAGTGCTACGACTACGACGACAACTGCCGGTGGAATATCCACTACTACAACTGGTAGTGGAATTACTACTACCACACCTGGTAGTGGAATTACTACTACCACACCTGGTAGTGGAACTACTACTACAACACCTGGTAGTGGGATATCCACTACAACTGGAAGTGGAATATCTACTACCACACCGGGTAGTGGAAAACCTAGTACCACTACGATTGCAACTCCTTCTACTACACCGGGTGGAGCAGCTACCATCACGATATCCATGATCCTGTTGATCGTTACCCTTTTGATTTCACTGCTAAACTAA